From the genome of Neomonachus schauinslandi chromosome 1, ASM220157v2, whole genome shotgun sequence:
GCCTGCCGCCTGGCTGAGCACTGCGTGTGTGGCCTGACCACCCGCGCCCTGGACCACGCCCAGCCGCTGCTCAGCCACCTGCAGCCCCAGCGTGAGTCCCCCAACCCAGCCCACGACCCTGGGTCCTGTGGTTTGCCCCGCTGGCCCGCCCTCCATGCTCTGGATGACATGCATGCCTCCGCCTGACATGCTCTGGAGTGGACCTGCTGAGTCGGGACCTCCTCAGTCTTACCTATCGTGTATGCCGTTTGTCCGTCCACCCGCCTGTACCCCCATCCACCTGTCTCACCCTCCCCCAGTCCTGCCAGCGCCATCTCCCGTTCTCTGCCTGCCCGGCCCCCGCTCCCCATTCTACCTGCATCCCTCTGTGGTTGGATCTCCTGGACCTCCGCCCTTAGCTGTTTACCTGGGGCCCCCCTCTTTCTGTCCCCGTTCTGTGCATCTTGATGTCCTCCCTTGTTGAGGGGCCTGACATACCTCAggttcctctgcctctccacctccctccccgtCTACCTCTCTGTCGTTGCCCCCACATGTCCCGAGCCCCACATGTCCCCACACTCCTGGGACCAGCTGAGGGGTCCAACCTGGCACACGGATGGGGGGAGCGGAAAGACCCTTGGCTTCACGTCTGACCGAGGAAGGGGGTCACCTGAGATTCCCAGCTCggggcctccccagcctcctcctcagcCCCTTTGGGTGACCTTGAGCCTGCTCGCTGGGGTGTCTGAGCCGGGCATGAGCGAGGAGTCACCTTGGCGCTGGCGGCAGCCCTATGgcagggctgaggcagggagggcagtggAGGTGGGGTCCAGCCTCGTGCCCCACCCACACCCtcagggcccccagcccctcGTAGGGTGGCCCAGGCCTCCGTCTACCTCTCCCTACCTCTCTTGCCCtcactccctgcctctcccctccagtgGCCACAGTGAACAATCTCGCCTGCAGGGGCCTGGACAAGCTGGAGGAGAAGCTGCCTTTTCTCCAGCAACCTTCGGACACGGTACCCTGGGGAcccagggaggggtggaggtgggagggagcagcGCAGCCTCCCCTGGGACCAGCCTGGACACCTGGGCCAACCAgaccaggggtgggggtgctgagTCAGGTTTCGGTCCAACTCAAAAAGCACCAGCCAAATTAAAATAATCAGCACCCGAGTTTATCGAGTGCTTAAGATGCTGGTTGGGGCCCATCATCCGCTCAACAACCCTTTGGGGgagaacttttcttttcctccattttatagaggggaaattgaggcccagagccAGGAGAGGACCCCTTGACACCCAGCCCCCGGGAGCTGGGGTGAGAGAAGGGATGTCAAAATCTGGAAGGGGCCCCCTCCCACCAGGTGGTGACCTCGGCCAAGGATACGGTGGCCAGTGGTGTGACGGGCGTGGTGGGCCTGGCCGGCCAGAGCTGCCACTGGAGCGTGGACCTGAAGCGCTCCATGAGCCACGCTGTGGATGTCGTGCTGGGCAAGTCAGAGGAGCTGGTGGACCACTTCCTGCCCATGACCGAGGACGAGCTCGGTGAGGCCGGCACCCtcccgccctgccctgcccctgagTCCTTCTGCCCAGTCCACACCCCTGGAGGTGACGGATCAGAGAAGTCCGGGACTTGGGCAAGGCCACCTAGCAGTTCATCAGGAAACACCAAGCTGGAGCCCAGGCCTGACGTCCCCATCCATGTCCATGGCCCCCCAACCCACATCCTGCTAGGAATCAGACCACGCAGACCCTAAGAGTCTACAGGGCTTAGAGATTTGAGGGCGCTGGCCTCAAACTGGCCTAGGCAGCGCCTTTAGAATGTTTTGCTTCATCGCATGCATTTAACCGTCAGATTGTGCCCTCCAAATCCTGATTTGTGGCCTGTCCTCAAACACTAAACGCTCGGGCTAAAGGGCATCTGCCCTCTCCCGGGGCGCCCGGCCGGCTCGgttggtggagcgtgcgactcttgatctcggggctgtgagttcgagtcccatgttgggagGTAGAGaggccttaaaaaataaaatcttaaaaaaacaaaacaaaaacaaaatgcaccATTCTCCAACTTTCTACATCTTGTCTCTGTCCCCGGAGGCCATCTGACTTCTTAACCCCTGCTTTAGGGCACTAGAAGAACGTGTGGAGGCACTCCCTCCTCCATGGAAAGGCTGCAAGGcatttatgaagcacctactgtgtgccaagcacttgTAGGATATTCTCCACAGACCGTTTGGTAGAGGGGTTAAGAGtgcctgggttggaatcctggGTCTGCCTCTTGCACACCATGGGACTTCATCCCCTTTGCCTCAgtgttcctcatctgtaaatggggctAATAGTAGTGCCTGCTCATAGGGTTTGGGGCAGGTTAAGTGAGTTGATATTGGTAAAGGAAAGTTGGGAGCCCGTGGGCTTGTCAACCCAGAAGGAGGGTGAGCGGATGTGGCAGGGGTGGCCACGCTGACCCCCTCGCCCGTCCCATCCTCCCAGCGGCCCTGGCAGCCGAGGCTGAGGGCCCGGAAGTGGGCTCCGTGGAAGAGCAGCGGCGACATCAGGGCTACTTTGTGCGTCTGGGCTCCCTGTCAGTGCGGCTCCGCCACCTGGCGTATGAACACtccctggggaaactgaggcagaagaaacaCCACGCCCAGGACACGCTCGCCGAGCTGCAGGAGACGCTGGAGCTGGTGAGAGCCTTCTGTCCACTCCCGCGCCGTGATGCAGACCAGTAGGCACGGCCTGAGTGCCAACCGAGCACCTGGTCCCAAGCTGGTCTGAAGGGGGAGGCGCAGCCGAGCTCAGCTTCCTCCAGCCGTGCGTGTTCAGCGCTGGGGCAGAGCGGGGACACGGGGCGGGGGCAGCTCAGGGGGGTCAAGGCTCAGcctggggagacaggagggggCTTCGTCCCGTGAAGGGAGGGGAGTAGGAGCTAGAATTTATAGGCAGTTAAGGTagctcaggagagagagaaagtgcccCTTCCCTTGCCCACCTGCCACCAACCCCAATCCTCCCCAGCCTGTAGGTTCTCGCCTCGTCCCTCACTGCCCATCCCTCCCTGCTCCAAAGGAGCACAGCAGCTCCCATTTAACTGAGCTTGGTAAGTTCAGACGCCCTTaacctgctcctcctgctgcaTCTCCACCTCCATCCTTCCAGGGGCTCCAGTCAAAACCCAGGAACAGCCCTCgcctcccctcttctcctctgCTCCCACATCTTGCACATCAGCGGGTACCCCAGTTCTGCCCACAGctcccccttctcttccccccacccaggTCCAGCCCCCATAGAACTGCACCTGGTCCATCCTGGACCCCATTCTGTCCTCCCCACAGCAGCCACCAGAGGGCGCATATGAGCCCCTGAGTCTGTTGATGTCCCTGAGTGcgatgtcctcaaggtccatccatgttgtaacaggTGCCAGAATAGCCCttcctctttaaggctgaatcatattccaggGGACAGATGGACCACaatttgtttccatttatcttctttttttttttttttttttttaaagattttatttatttatttgagagagagagagtgagagacagagagcatgagaggggggagggtcagaaggagaagcagactccctgccgagcagggagcccgatgcgggactcgatcccgggactccaggatcatgacctgagccgaaggcagtcgcctaaccaactgagccacccaggcgccctccatttatCTTCTAATGCCTACTCTGTCCGGGGCACCGAAGGCACAGCGGCCCCCTCAGGACACTCACAGTCCAGTAGGGGGATCAGGGTCAGGATGGAGAACACGCCAGGGGCTGTAGAATCTGCCcagccaggaggggaggagggaagacttcctggaggaggagacatCTACATTGAAACTTAAACTGGAGTGAACCAGGCAGGGGCATGGGGTGAAGGGAAGTGTGTCCCTGGCAGAGACCAGCACGGCCGAAGTGAGTCTGAGCTTTAGGGGACCCACAGGTCGCAGGGTCTGGCCAAGAGCAGAGGAGAGAACGGGCAGGTGGGCCAGGCTGAATTAGCGGGCGGGGAAGGTTGCAGGAAGAAGATGTTCTCCAGATGCTTATCAAGACCAGATCTAGGCTAGGGTCCTGGCTCCCCCGAGCCCCCAAGTCCTCCAGCTCTGACCACCACTGTCCCCATCCCCTCAGATCAACCTCATGCAGTGCGGGGCGACACCCACTGCCCCGACCCGCCCTGGGAAGGTGCACGAGCTTTGGGAGGAGTGGAGCCAGCGCTCCCCAGAGAATGGCCGCCGGCGCCGCAGCCAGgtagggtggtggggagagggggagcagggggcgTGTGTGCGGGCGTGTTCTGGATCTGCCCAGGGTCGCCAGGGGCCGGGCTCCAGTTGTCTCAGTCCAAGTGCTGAGCTCAGCTGTTTGGAGTGtgcatggagaaactgaggcagggcgCTGGTCCCGGTGGGCGCCCATCTGGGTCGCTgaggccccccctcccccacaggcaGAGCTGGAGACGCTGGTGCTGTTCCGCACTCTGATGCGGGAGCTGCAGAGCACAGTGGACGCGCTGGAGACCAGCGTGCGGGGCCTGcccccaggcgcccaggagaagGTGGCCGAGGTGCGGCGCAGTGTGGACGCCCTGCAGTCTGCCTTCGCCGACGCCCGCCGCTTCAGGGATGTGCCGGCCGCCGCCCTGGCCGAGGGCCAGGGCAGTGTGGCCCGGGCCCACGCTTGTGTGGACGAGCTGCTGGAGCTGGTGGTGCAGGCCGTGCCGCTGCCCTGGCTGGTGGGGCCCTTCGCGCCCATCCTCGTGGAGCGGCCTGAGCCCCCGCCGGACCTGGAGGCTCTGGTGGACGAGGTCGTGGGGGGCCCTGATCGCCGCTGGGCTCACCTGGACTGGCcggcccagcagagagcctgggagGCCCAGCACGGGGACGGGCCAGCCCTCCCAGAGGACATTCCCGAGGAGGAACCCACCCCCCCGAGCCGCCCCAAGCACACCCTGATGCCGGAGCTGGACTTCTGACCGGATAGGGCCGCGGGGCGGCAAGCAGGAGGCCGCCTGTATCCCGAGATCCCTGCTGCCCCCTAGTGGCCATGCCTCTGCACTAACAGCCCGTGCTGCCGCCTTGGCCCAggggcagggttggggtggggggctgaatTCAGAATCTCAGACCCTCCCCAATCCTTCCCTTGGACATATGGGGGCTGGAACCCAGTCCAGGTCCCACTAACCCCAAGCTGGGTTCATCTGTCTGTGGCCCCTGTCCCTGCACCCCCAGAAGCAGATCAAAACTCCCCCCACAAAAGCACACATTTTGCCCAATGGCTTCTACTTGGGGTTTTGAAAAGTGAgcaccctccttcccccacacctTGTACATCCCGGCCTGAGGGGTCCCCGAAGATATCCAGCTGTATCAGCTGGACCTGCCAGATCCACTTGCTTTGCCCTTTGGGGTTTGTGCTCCAACATAAAGGTGCTTTGTGTTGTCCAAAGGCCTGTGACCTCTGTTCAGGCCGGGGTGGGTCTTAGTTGCAGGGTGCTGGGGGCCTCAGGTGTTTGTCGGCTTGGCAGAAGTCAAGATTGGAGATTCGAAAGCAGTGAGAATGCCTCTCTGACCGGCTTGACATCCGTCCGGAGCCCCACCACTAGCACCAGGCCCACCGGGGTTAGGCATCCAGATGTAGCTTCCTGGGATAGAAGCTATTCATACTTTAGTATAAATGAGTTTCTTGGAAACTGCAGAGAATAGGATCAGAGGGAGGAAGAAGTCAGATGGGGCAGCCCCTCCTATGCCAACCTCCTAGACCTGCAGGGCCTTGCTGTGATTTCTCTAGCTGCACTGGTCAGGATGGGGCAGACAGAGGTAGGGGAAGGGCCACGGGCCAGTCTCTTGGGGGCCTGCCCATCCTTTGACCGAATTCTTAGCCGCCCCTCAGGCTCCCCTGTGGCTGGGTGGGGTGTTAGGAAACCACAGTGTAATGTGGTGAGGTCAGGGTGGCCCCTGGCTTCCCTAGGACCTGGCCCAAGGGCAGCTCCGGGAGGCTGAACTACCTCCCACTAGCCAGATTCacttccctgcccctgctcaggaACGTCCATGGATCCCACTCACCCTCAGACCAACTATCCAAACTCCTCACCCTGGCATTTGAGAACTTCTGGTTTCATCTGGGAAAATCTGGGCTGCATTCCCACCGAACTGTGCATATTCCCTTACCACCGGGCCTTTGCCCAGGCTGTGCCTGGAGTCCTCTCCCAGCCCACCACCCATCTCTTGGACACATCCGACCCACTGTCAAGCCCCAGCCCCaatgccacctcctccaagaggcTTTCCCTCACTCCGCCCCAGCGGGAGGGCTCCAACCCTCCACAGTTCACGTTCTTGGGACTCCAAGCCCCTTCTACCTGGACTTAGAGCCATAGGCAACCTTGCCTTCTCTTCCCCCgcagggctgggggctcctgGAGGGCCGGGTGGTGAGGATGGGCAGAGTGGCACACGGGAAGGGCATTTTGCAGAGGGAGGCTCGGGCAGAGATGTGGCAGTGGGGAAGTCGGTGTGGCAGgaacagagggaagggaaagcTAATGGACTGAGGGAAAATCTTGGAGTTGGAGCAGTAGATAAGGCCCTGGGGTTGAGTCTCAGCCTGGCCCACAACTGGGTGGGCAAGCTACGTGCCTCATCGGAGCCTGGTTTCTCCTCGgggcggggtgggtggggtgggtatGAACGTATCGAGGCGACCGCGCTCAGTTCAGGACCTGCCTCACGCTCAGGAGCTGCCATTCACTTATTCGTGTGTTCGGTCGACAAACACATAcagttgagcacctgctgtgggccaggcGGGCAGCAAACCAGATAAAAGTCCTGCTCTTTGGGACCTGACAATGCAGctggagagaaagacaaagaacaagaaaaccaCGTAAATTATTTGTCTTAGTTTTAGTagatgatgaaaaatataaaagggatGGAGGATGGGGGGCGTGTGAGGGTAGGAGGAGgggtgtgtatttttaaataggagAAGGGGGTGGAAGAGGacctcttggaggaggtgacacaTAAGCGAAGACTGACGAGCATTCTGGGCAGGAGGCATGGGCCGTGTGTGCAAAGAGCCTGGGGCAGCACCAGGTCTGGTGTGTTGCAGGAACAGTGTGTCTGGAGCAGAATGAgttgaggggagagagggaggagggaggacagggaggtgATAGGGGCCAGGGTCGTGAGGAGGACTAGGGTTTCCCCCAGGGAGGTGGGAGCCctggggggctgtgggcagaggagagTGGGACCTGATTCGGGTGTTTACGATCACTTTGATTGTCTTTGCTGGGTTCCTCTCCCCTCACTGTGCTGTGGCAGcctgtgggaaggggaggggcacacCCAAggtttccctcctcccctgccacctTTGGGAAGCGTTGGCTGAGAGGACGGGAGTTCTGGAGACATCCCCATTTTGTTCCCCAACTGTTTGGCAAACACAGTGATGGCTCCAAGGAGATGACCTAGGGGTCATCAGGCTGTGTCTGAACGCTCTCTCATCCCAGCTCAGTGCCCAGAGCCACCAACGGGGTCTGCCCCGTACCCCCACCAGCACGTAACTGGGATCCCTGTCCCAGGAGCGGGCAGGGGGGAACCTTAGCTCGGGGAGGGTGTCATTCCTCTGCTGGCCTGTGTACCTACCCACAGACAGCCCACTCGGCACCTAGGCTCTGGGGCTGGGTTCCAATCCTGTCTCTGCTACTTTCTGGCTCTGTGGCCTCAGGCACAGGATGCCTCCTCCAGGCAGTCACCCTGGGTTGTCCCAAGCCCACCAGGTCTGCATCTCACTCCTAGGATCCCCTGGCTCTTTTGGCACCCTGTATCCATCCGCATTTTGGCCCTAATTTATCAAGGGAAGTCCCTCCTGGAGAGTGACGCAtcccctccctgctcaggagagACCCTGTTCCTCTCTTCCTGCCTGGACAATGCTAAGCTAATGTTTGTTGAGTACCTGCCGGGTACCAGGCACTGGGGTAAACAGGTCACGTGCTTGATCACACTTCGCACTCAGAGCTGTCCTATGAGTTGGCCCATTCAGCCAAATGTTTATTAGATGCTGAGTGTGCACCAGGTACAGATCTATTGCAGGAGAGATAGCTGGGAACAAAATGGGtctgaaggaggagagggagggagctgtgTGCTGTCGGCAAGGGCcctccaggtagagggaacagcatgtgcaaaggtcctagGGCAGCACCACGCCTGGTGCGTTGGAGGAACGGCGAGGAGTCCTGTGCACTGGAGCAGAACGTGCGAGGGGGAGAGAGCTGGAGGAGGTGAGAACAAGGAGAAAACAGGACGTTGTGGGCCACGGAGAGGAGTCTgaagggtaaactgaggcccaaggatgTTCAGTGGCCGAGGGGTCCCAGCAGAGCGGCGGGGAGCATGCCGGCAGTGCCTCGGGGGCACGGGATGGCCTGAGAATCCGTCGgcccggtgggggcgggggccgtGGGCAGAGGCCGCCTGGTGCTGAGAGCAGGGGAAAGGTGCTGGGCCCAGGGCCCACGCAGGGCAGGGCGGCGGCACGTGACTGCCCAgggcccgccccccccacccccgcccactgGCTGCCCGCCCCGCGCCGGCCAGGCCTGCCCCAGACCCTATAAGGCCTGGCAGCCGACAGCGGAGCCGGCAGCGGGCTGTGCCTCCGGGGCTCCGAAGGGCCCTCACGCACTCCAGGTGAGCAATGCCAGGGTGAGGCTGGGGGTGTGGTCGGGGGGCCGCTTGGCTTACAGGCGTggggcaggaggcctgggggCCCCCTATTCACACACCCTCTCCGCCCCCCTTCCAGCTGCTTAGAGTTTTATTACCATGTCCGCCCACGAAGAAGGAGGACGGGATCCTCCCAAACCCAAGGGCAAGGTAAGGGGAGGCGTGCGAGGGGGAGATCCCTGCCAGGGCCTGGGAGCCCCCCAGAACCTTGGCAAGGTGACCTCCACAGTACTGGGGTCCGGAGGGCCTTCCCAGGTGGGGTGGGAAGCCTCCGAGAGCCATGGAACCCACTCTTCCCTCCTGTCCCTAGCTGGAGgatgggtggggggagtggggggggggcttgaGCAACCCTCAGCTCCTTTCCctactgtgtgatcttgaaccAGCCGtggcccctctctgagcctcggtttccccatctgtgaaatgggggctGTGGAAGGAAGAGGTCTTTGGAGACCCGAAGGATGACCTTCTCCTCCGTACGGGAGGCAGGCTGACTCTGCCCATTGcccagacaaggaaactgagactcagagaggctaAGACTCCTTCCTGGGGTCACCCAGGAACAAGGGTGAGGTGACACAGGAACCCAGGGCTGTCTGATGCTttctcccaccctgcccccaagGCCCAGCCCTGCTAACGCTGCCCCTTGCCCCATGTAGACCCTGGGGAGCTTCTTGGGGTCCCTGCCTGGCTTCAGCTCTGCCCGGAACCTAATGGCCAGCGCCCACAGCTCAGCGAAAGAGGCCCAGCCAGTCACCGATCCTGCAGGAGCCTCTGCCCAGCCCCAGACTGAGGGTGAGTGGACAGCTCCACGGAGGCAGGGGCTCTGGAGGTGG
Proteins encoded in this window:
- the PLIN5 gene encoding perilipin-5 → MSEDEAAQPPRTSSWEQNQQNVVQRVVALPLVRTTCTAVLDAYSAAKDRHPLLGSACRLAEHCVCGLTTRALDHAQPLLSHLQPQLATVNNLACRGLDKLEEKLPFLQQPSDTVVTSAKDTVASGVTGVVGLAGQSCHWSVDLKRSMSHAVDVVLGKSEELVDHFLPMTEDELAALAAEAEGPEVGSVEEQRRHQGYFVRLGSLSVRLRHLAYEHSLGKLRQKKHHAQDTLAELQETLELINLMQCGATPTAPTRPGKVHELWEEWSQRSPENGRRRRSQAELETLVLFRTLMRELQSTVDALETSVRGLPPGAQEKVAEVRRSVDALQSAFADARRFRDVPAAALAEGQGSVARAHACVDELLELVVQAVPLPWLVGPFAPILVERPEPPPDLEALVDEVVGGPDRRWAHLDWPAQQRAWEAQHGDGPALPEDIPEEEPTPPSRPKHTLMPELDF